The DNA segment CTCTGGACTTCAATTCTTTTTCAGGCTTTTTGTTTTTGTCCGACTTTTCTTCTTCTTTGGTAGCATCATATATCAGATCAAGGCTGATAAATTTATCGCTTACCTTTCTCAACGACTTAGGCGTTTTTTCTTCGCCCATAGTTATAACAAACATTCCAGATTCACGAAGGCGCGCTATCAGCTTGGTAAAATCGCTGTCGCTTGACACTATACAAAATCCGCCTACGCTTCCGCTGTACAAAATATCCATCGCGTCAATTATAAGGGCGGAATCCGCAGAGTTCTTACCGACTGCGTTGTTAAATTGCTGTATAGGCATAAGAGCATTGTCTAATAAAACACTTTTCCAACCTTCCATGCTAGGCTTGGTAAAATCTCCGTAAACCCTTTTGTAAGTTACTATTCCATATACGGACAATTCGTCCAATATGGTCTTCATATATCTATAAGAAACATTTTCTCCGTCTATAAGCAATGCTATTTTTATGTCGTCAGGCATAAAATCTCCTAAACTTTTTATTTTTACATATTATCAATCAG comes from the Clostridia bacterium genome and includes:
- a CDS encoding NYN domain-containing protein, which codes for MPDDIKIALLIDGENVSYRYMKTILDELSVYGIVTYKRVYGDFTKPSMEGWKSVLLDNALMPIQQFNNAVGKNSADSALIIDAMDILYSGSVGGFCIVSSDSDFTKLIARLRESGMFVITMGEEKTPKSLRKVSDKFISLDLIYDATKEEEKSDKNKKPEKELKSRAKQKRSIDPEIIRDIYKILIEDTDEEWLNLSELKNRLVKLHSDFDNRNYGYDKFSYMIKDIPDIEINERAGEGNIKIIYVRKKNKNDWI